One genomic region from Biomphalaria glabrata chromosome 7, xgBioGlab47.1, whole genome shotgun sequence encodes:
- the LOC106061961 gene encoding acid phosphatase type 7-like, protein MFGGVKSCFILLCLYLSFKRSQTTSNFFKDVSRDAVQPLAEDRDLEDESLWCSAEHIHLAYGMSAINITVIWATRGDCPMMVEYAHVPWGLDKQAKENMVEMGFAENNSLKYIHRAELQDLMPSTTYYFRVVSLHEVGHHIYYFKTPGLVDETLNFLVTNKLEDKLIAKSIRRETMTGFYSALIYNGDVEPKLNLNYDEAEDSFMEQLENIGTYLPVLTTSGKKVDQREDGWYMYRHMFSMPDTDWPMPAGKLWYSLDIGPIHLISYSTDVLFDVDNRNAKLQQDWLVKDLTSVNKRRDKTPWVIAFSSHPMYCSLSVKDTQDCLLNTSKVRQGFEDIFYHFAVDLIIESKHVSYERTWPQYKGVVVGTSYQQPKAPIEVILGSVSDFPKDASDIDVNTTVATPTPAAWSAFHLKESAANSFGNLSVINDSHLEWKLMSADGQTVLDQFWLVQDNHGNFSLASLPHNVSHQINQTIIALGGKPGTYDFISGSTGDPTEGEGLSKYSLWLGLAVLAAVFVLVLGLVAIRSCVRKKRARAGRRWREVDGQSGEGAFYSVASDSDTEDNDFEIDVYDKTNKQSSKLLTSY, encoded by the exons TATGGTGCTCTGCAGAACATATTCATTTGGCTTATGGAATGTCTGCAATCAACATAACAGTAATATGGGCCACAAGGGGAGACTGCCCAATGATGGTGGAGTATGCTCATGTTCCCTGGGGCCTGGACAAACAAGCTAAAGAAAATATGGTAGAGATGGGATTCGCTGAGAATAATAGCTTGAAATATATTCATCGGGCAGAGTTACAG GACTTGATGCCCTCGACTACTTACTACTTTAGAGTGGTATCTTTACATGAAGTTGGACATCACATCTATTACTTTAAAACACCTGGACTTGTGGATGAG ACATTAAATTTCTTGGTGACCAACAAGTTGGAGGATAAGCTGATTGCTAAGTCCATACGGCGTGAAACAATGACAGGCTTTTACAGTGCACTGATCTACAATGGTGACGTGGAGCCAAAACTCAATTTAAATTATGATGAA GCAGAGGATAGTTTCATGGAGCAGTTAGAAAATATTGGAACCTATCTGCCTGTGCTAACTACGTCAGGAAAGAAAG TGGATCAGAGGGAGGATGGCTGGTACATGTACAGACACATGTTCTCTATGCCAGACACAGACTGGCCGATGCCTGCAGGGAAACTCTGGTACAGTTTGGATATCGGGCCTATCCATTTGATTAG CTACTCGACAGATGTCTTGTTTGACGTGGACAATAGAAATGCCAAACTCCAACAGGACTGGCTAGTGAAGGACCttacgagtgtcaacaagagaagGGACAAGACTCCTTGGGTAATAGCTTTTAGTAGCCACCCAATGTATTGTTCCTTGAGTGTCAAAGACACACAGGATTGTCTTCTCAATACATCAAAAGTCAGACAAGG ttttgaagaTATCTTCTATCACTTTGCTGTGGACTTGATCATTGAGTCAAAGCATGTGAGCTACGAACGTACATGGCCGCAGTACAAAGGTGTTGTGGTAGGAACTTCTTATCAGCAACCGAAGGCCCCCATCGAGGTTATCTTAGGATCTGTTTCTGACTTCCCTAAAGATGCCAGTGATATAGATGTCAACACAACTGTGGCCACTCCCACGCCAG CTGCTTGGTCAGCTTTTCACTTGAAGGAATCTGCAGCCAACAGTTTTGGCAATCTGTCTGTCATCAATGACAGTCACTTGGAGTGGAAACTCATGTCTGCTGATGGTCAAACTGTGCTAGACCAGTTCTGGCTGGTACAAGATAACCATGGTAACTTCAG TTTGGCAAGCCTGCCCCACAATGTCAGCCATCAGATCAACCAAACTATCATTGCTTTGGGAGGAAAGCCTGGCACCTATGACTTCATCAGCGGCAGCACTGGTGACCCCACTGAAGGGGAAGGTTTATCTAAATATTCCCTCTGGCTTGGCTTAGCCGTCCTGGCTGCGGTGTTTGTCCTTGTTCTTGGGCTTGTGGCCATCAGGTCGTGTGTCAGAAAGAAGAGAGCAAGGGCTGGACGCAGGTGGCGCGAGGTCGATGGGCAGTCTGGAGAAGGAGCTTTTTACTCTGTTGCGTCAGACAGCGACACAGAAGACAATGACTTTGAGATTGATGTGTATGACAAAACTAACAAGCAGAGCTCAAAGCTTCTCACTTCATATTGA